A stretch of DNA from Bacteroidales bacterium:
TGTTGTTCGCTAAATCGTAATATTGAGAATCCCAGTTGTTTTAAATTTTTATCTCTTTCAATGTCTTTTTCATGTTTGAATAAATGTGAATAACCATCAATCTCAATTATCAAATTCAAATTTTTACACATGAAATCTGCAATATAGCTATCAACAGGGCGTTGTCGTAAAAATTGATACCCACGCATTTTTTTTGCTCTGAGTAACTCGCACCAAATCCTGATTTC
This window harbors:
- a CDS encoding endonuclease domain-containing protein, whose product is MWCELLRAKKMRGYQFLRQRPVDSYIADFMCKNLNLIIEIDGYSHLFKHEKDIERDKNLKQLGFSILRFSEQQVKYDIDNVSAEIENYIDNFEQKNNFK